The genomic window ggtttattttaaaacatctcaTGTATATTCACAAGGAAATGGCAAATCAACAATCTTCAGTTTGTTTCACTGTTTCTGATAATAATGCTTTACAAAGCAACAGAAATAAACGTGGTTGGAGTTGAGTACAACTCATGTTTTACTGCTTGTCATTGCTTACTTCTTTGTCTGTTTAGATCCTCCAAAGAGTGTCTCGGTGTCCATCAGTCCGTCTGAAATAGttgagggagattcagtgactctgatctgcagcagtgactcaaaccctcctgctctgaacttcagctggtttaaagGAGAAGTTAttgtaggatctggaagaatctaTAACATCTCAAagatcagctctgatcacagtggagaatacaagtgcaGATCCCGAAATAAATACGGAGAGACAGACTCTGATAATGTGATGATGAATGTGAAGTGTGAGTGAACGCTGGTAAAAGAACTGAGAACAGATCCTCTAGTTTGagtgtgttttattattgttcaCTGATGAGACAtttcattctttctgtttcagATGCTCCAAGAGATGTTGTGGTGTCCATCAGTCCGTCtgaaatagtggagggagattcagtgactctggtCTGCAGCAGTGACTCGaaccctcctgctctgaacttcagctggtttaCAGGAGGAATGtttgtaggatctggaagaatctaTAACATCTCAAACATCAGATCTGatcacagtggagaatacaagtgcaGATCCGGAAATAAATACGGAGAGAAAGACTCTGATAATGTGATGCTGAATGTGAAGTGTGAGTGAACGCTGGTGCAAGAACTGAGAACAGATCCTCTTGTTTGagtgtgttttattattgttcaCTGATGAGACAtttcattctttctgtttcagATGCTCCAAGAGATGTTGTGGTGACCCTTAATTCATCTGCtgaaatagtggagggagattcagtgactctgatctgcagcagtgactcaaaccctcctgctctgaacttcagctggtttaaggagaatcaaagctcagctgttggatctggacagagtttcATCATCTCCAGCTTTAACTCCAGTCACAGCGGACGTTACTATTGTGAGACTCAGAATCAACATGGATCTCAGAGATCAGCGTCTGTTTCTGTTAAAGGTGAGAATCATCTCTGTTGATCTCAATGAGCTCACTGTCTGTATGTAAAGAGTAACAGTTCTTCTTCCTCTCGTCTGCATGACTGAAGAAAGCAGCTCATCTCTGATCATGTTCACAATGGGAATCTCTGCAGCTGTTGTCTTGACGTCTGCGATTCTGATGGTCTTCATCAGGGATTTGATCAGAAGGTGAAGGAGACTCTGTGTCTGTACTGTCAGAAAGATTCAGAGTCAGTTTGTGTTCATGTtcatttcttcttctctctcaggAAACGAGCGACTCCATCAGAAGAGGAAAATCCCGGAGGATCAGGACACAATAAGACTGTGAGTAAATCTCCTCATGTATCTTCTCATCTGTGTCTGTCAGTTCTGGAGGGAGAATGAATTCTCTCATCATTGTGTGTCCTCAGCTGGAGTCTCCTGAGGACACCTACATGAGCCTTGAGCCCAAGTCCAGATGTTCTGAATACGACACACTGGATGTGAGTTCCTCTGTTTATCATGTGGATATTTAACATCAGATCTAGTTAGTTATTAATATGTTCACTTCTTCTCTAGAATATGAAGAGATCCTGTGAGAACACAGACCACCCTGAAGATTCTATATATGATAatttttgacaattttaatttggcATTCATTTTTAAAGCTGTGCTGTGAAAATGCAaaattttcttttacttttaaatatcTCTTTACATTGACATACCTTGAATATTAAGTATTTTCAACTTGACAAGTTTAGTTAATTGTTACATTTCTGAAAGTAAAGTGGACTTACTTTAAGTTTTCAAAACCAAAGTGTTCATGTTCATTCCACATAATTTGGCATATTTTCTTATTCTtccaaataaatagttttttcatttcaactgttgttttatttcaaatgttttagtCATGTTCTGGTTGATGCAAgttgaaatattttagtttgtaaGTAAAACAACTTCAAATACATCTACTGTACTGATGCTACTGGACACATCTTCAGTGATGTTTCTGGACTCATTGAGTGTTTCGGGTCTTTCAACATCATACACCCTCATCCAGGCGACCCAGCTGTGGTTGATCAGACCACAGCTTGTGTCCAGTTGGCAAATCTAGCTACCCTTCCTCCATGGATCTCCTCTCTTTAGCCACAGCCATCTTGAGGCTTTCTCTGCTGCTTCACTGGTGTTGCGGATGGCTCTTCTCCTCCTCCACCCATCCATACCTAACAAACTGAAGGCTCTGGCCAGGGATCAGGCTATAAAACCCCTGCATCCTACCTCTATTAGCTCTCCATCCGGCTTGTCTGCACTCGCTGACCAGTCCCTCGTACTTGGCAAGCTTCCTCTCAAAGGCGTCTTCCAAGCGGTCTTCCCAGAGGACTGTAAGCTCCAACAGAACTACTTGTTTGGTGGACTCCGACAAGAGTACGATGTTGGGTCTTAAGGTGATGATCACAACGTGGTTGGGGAACTTGAGTTGCTGCTCCAAGTTCACCAACAGTTGCCAGTCCCTCGCAGTGGCCAAGATACCTGCAGATGTTTTTCCGTCTGGTTTTGGCAGCTCTCCAGCTCTGTCAAAGGCAATGGCTTGCTTGGAGAGTCGGAAGCGCTTTGCCCACTCAACTCCTGTAGCAATGGTTTCCACAATGGCCTTCAGTACCTGGTCATGCCTCCACCTGTACCTTCCCTCTCCCAGTGCATTTGAGCAGCAACTAAAAATGTGCTCTAGGGTTCCATGCTTAGAGCACAGTGAGCATGCTGGAGACTCAACTTTGTCCCATATGGGAATGTTTGATGGACTGGGAAGCACATCATATACCGCTTGAATGAGAAAACTGATCCGCTGTGGCTCTGCCTTCCATAACTCCGCCCATGTCACTTTCCTCTAGATCCCATTCTCTGATCATGTCCAGGCACCCTGTTGCCTCATTCTTACTGTCCTGCAGGTTCTCTCTTCCTCAACCACTGCTCTCACCTCCTCCTGGACTAGGCAGTGCTTATCCTTCCCTTTGATGGTGTCAGTGTGGGGAGTTGAAAAGGAACCCAGTCCAGCCCTGCCTCTTGTTACCACCCCCACCAGCCTCTAGTGTAATCTTGCCTCTGCTTGTTGAACAGCCTCCTCAGTCTTCCACCTTGGACCAGTCCTCACTTCAATCCCAGCTTTTGCTACTTTTGGGTCACTAGAGTCTCTATATAGCAACAATTCCCTAGGTTTTGGAACCTTTAAATCTTCTTCCAAGGACTTAAGCGGCAGTTGCAGTTTGTTTTGCGGTGCCCTTAGAGTGCGATGCAACTTAGACTTTTTTGGAAGCCCCAGCCATCTTCTGAAGTGGCTACTGACCTTCCTCTCTAAGGTTTC from Carassius auratus strain Wakin unplaced genomic scaffold, ASM336829v1 scaf_tig00038819, whole genome shotgun sequence includes these protein-coding regions:
- the LOC113083556 gene encoding B-cell receptor CD22-like produces the protein MVCPAILLQSFIWISLMAKGVQYDVTHIISKMCVVRQSMVLIPCKHTSPNEQVSSAEWLFEGSSGQRVRVSQDPAFVGRVEFVQPAAGNCSLLLRNARESDAGIFRFVLNTTSGQTWTNNQGIQLEVTDANLEVKTESDAVMEGDLIMFVCGSCIPSMTVPTYIWRKDGQLHSQHHGENILVLESVELKDGGRYSCTISGHEGLNSASHEITVRPGYPPKSVSVSISPSEIVEGDSVTLICSSDSNPPALNFSWFKGEVIVGSGRIYNISKISSDHSGEYKCRSRNKYGETDSDNVMMNVKYAPRDVVVTLNSSAEIVEGDSVTLICSSDSNPPALNFSWFKENQSSAVGSGQSFIISSFNSSHSGRYYCETQNQHGSQRSASVSVKESSSSLIMFTMGISAAVVLTSAILMVFIRDLIRRKRATPSEEENPGGSGHNKTLESPEDTYMSLEPKSRCSEYDTLDNMKRSCENTDHPEDSIYDNF